Proteins encoded by one window of Streptomyces sp. NBC_01571:
- a CDS encoding NAD(P)/FAD-dependent oxidoreductase produces MVDADQTFVIVGGGLAGAKAAETLRAEGFTGRVILICDERDHPYERPPLSKGYLLGKEERDSVFVHEPAWYAQNDVELHLGQTVDAIDRTAKTVRFGDDGTLVHYDKLLLATGAEPRRLDIPGTDLAGVHHLRRLAHAERLKGVLAALGRDNGHIVIAGAGWIGLEVAAAAREYGAEVTVVEPEATPLHSVLGPELGQLFTELHREHGVRFHFGARLTEIVGQDGMVLAARTDDGEEHPAHDVLAAIGAAPRTGLAEAAGLELVPRAHGGGIAVDERLRTSDPDIHAAGDVAAFPHPLFGTRLRVEHWANALNGGPAAARAMLGRETPYDRVPYFFSDQYDVGLEYSGWAPPGTYDQVVIRGDAGKRQFIAFWLKEGRVLAGMNVNVWDVTEPIQQLIRSRARLDAEALADPHVPLDSLLP; encoded by the coding sequence GTGGTCGACGCGGATCAGACATTCGTCATCGTCGGAGGAGGCCTGGCCGGCGCCAAGGCGGCCGAGACACTCCGAGCGGAGGGATTCACCGGGCGGGTGATACTGATCTGCGACGAACGCGACCACCCCTACGAGCGCCCGCCGCTCTCCAAGGGGTATCTCCTCGGCAAGGAGGAGCGCGACAGCGTCTTCGTGCACGAACCCGCCTGGTACGCGCAGAACGACGTGGAGCTGCACCTCGGCCAGACCGTCGACGCGATCGACCGGACCGCGAAGACGGTCCGCTTCGGCGACGACGGCACCCTCGTCCACTACGACAAGCTGCTCCTCGCGACCGGTGCCGAGCCGCGCCGCCTCGACATCCCGGGCACGGACCTCGCCGGAGTCCACCACCTGCGCCGCCTCGCCCACGCCGAACGGCTGAAGGGGGTGCTCGCCGCGCTCGGCCGGGACAACGGGCACATCGTGATCGCCGGCGCCGGCTGGATCGGCCTGGAGGTCGCGGCCGCGGCCCGCGAGTACGGCGCCGAGGTCACCGTCGTCGAGCCGGAGGCGACCCCGCTGCACTCGGTCCTCGGCCCCGAACTCGGCCAGCTCTTCACCGAGCTGCACCGCGAGCACGGCGTCCGCTTCCACTTCGGCGCCCGCCTCACCGAGATCGTCGGCCAGGACGGCATGGTGCTCGCCGCCCGCACCGACGACGGCGAGGAGCATCCGGCCCACGACGTCCTGGCGGCCATCGGAGCCGCGCCGCGCACCGGGCTCGCCGAGGCCGCGGGCCTGGAGCTCGTCCCCCGGGCGCACGGCGGCGGCATCGCCGTCGACGAGCGGCTGCGCACCTCCGACCCCGACATCCACGCCGCCGGCGACGTCGCCGCCTTCCCCCACCCCCTCTTCGGCACCCGGCTGCGCGTCGAGCACTGGGCCAACGCCCTCAACGGCGGACCGGCGGCCGCCCGCGCGATGCTCGGCCGCGAGACGCCGTACGACCGGGTGCCCTACTTCTTCTCCGACCAGTACGACGTCGGACTCGAGTACTCCGGCTGGGCGCCCCCGGGCACCTACGACCAGGTGGTGATCCGGGGAGACGCGGGCAAGCGGCAGTTCATCGCCTTCTGGCTGAAGGAGGGCAGGGTGCTGGCCGGGATGAACGTGAATGTGTGGGACGTCAC
- a CDS encoding deoxyguanosinetriphosphate triphosphohydrolase, with product MEGTAPKAYEHHTDHEEYDETAVERWAVEPDKRPGRTAFQRDRARVLHSSALRRLAGKTQVVTPGTLPQGLDFARTGGTLHRAWDASPRTRLTHSLECAQVGRELGAALGCDPDLVEAACLSHDLGHPPFGHNGEQALNEFARDCGGFEGNAQSLRLLARIEPKRFVRSEETGELVSVGLNLTRATLDAATKYPWQRGAHPTTPESPKFGVYEDDRPVFDWIRKGAPATRTCFEAQVMDWADDVAYSVHDVEDGLHAGHIDPGCLHAEPERQEIFAVAIGRYVSAETDPAELAEALDRLLDQDWWPHGYDGSAIAQARLKDATSQLIGRFCLAAEGATRTTYGLGRLTRYGAELVVPRAARLECAVLKAVADRYVMQRAEQELLRADQRIVVAELAEALTARAPDGLDPQFRALFDEAPDDRARKRVIVDQVASLTDASARSLHLRLTTRPTTGGGV from the coding sequence ATGGAAGGCACCGCACCGAAGGCGTACGAGCACCACACCGACCACGAGGAGTACGACGAGACCGCCGTCGAGCGCTGGGCGGTCGAGCCCGACAAGCGCCCCGGACGCACCGCCTTCCAGCGCGACCGCGCGCGTGTGCTGCACTCCTCCGCGCTGCGCCGGCTGGCGGGCAAGACCCAGGTCGTCACGCCCGGCACCCTTCCCCAGGGCCTCGACTTCGCGCGCACCGGGGGGACCCTCCACCGGGCCTGGGACGCCAGCCCCCGCACCCGGCTGACGCACTCCCTGGAGTGCGCCCAGGTCGGCCGTGAGCTGGGCGCGGCCCTCGGCTGCGACCCCGACCTCGTCGAGGCGGCCTGCCTCTCCCACGACCTCGGCCACCCGCCCTTCGGACACAACGGCGAACAGGCGCTGAACGAGTTCGCGCGGGACTGCGGGGGCTTCGAGGGCAACGCGCAGTCGCTGCGGCTGCTCGCCCGCATCGAGCCCAAGCGGTTCGTGCGGTCCGAGGAGACCGGCGAGCTGGTCAGCGTCGGCCTCAATCTCACCCGCGCCACCCTCGACGCCGCCACCAAGTACCCCTGGCAGCGCGGCGCCCACCCCACCACTCCCGAGTCTCCGAAGTTCGGGGTCTACGAGGACGACCGGCCGGTCTTCGACTGGATCCGCAAGGGCGCCCCCGCGACCCGTACCTGCTTCGAGGCCCAGGTCATGGACTGGGCGGACGACGTGGCCTACTCGGTGCACGACGTCGAGGACGGGCTGCACGCGGGCCACATCGACCCCGGCTGTCTGCACGCCGAGCCGGAGCGGCAGGAGATCTTCGCCGTGGCCATCGGGCGGTACGTGTCCGCGGAGACCGACCCCGCCGAGCTCGCCGAGGCCCTCGACCGCCTCCTCGACCAGGACTGGTGGCCGCACGGCTACGACGGATCGGCCATCGCGCAGGCCCGGCTCAAGGACGCCACCAGCCAGCTCATCGGCCGCTTCTGCCTGGCAGCCGAGGGCGCCACACGGACCACGTACGGCCTCGGCAGACTCACCCGCTACGGGGCGGAACTGGTCGTTCCGCGCGCCGCGCGCCTGGAGTGCGCGGTCCTCAAGGCGGTCGCCGACCGTTACGTCATGCAGCGCGCCGAGCAGGAACTGCTCCGCGCCGATCAGCGGATCGTCGTCGCCGAACTCGCCGAGGCGCTCACCGCCCGGGCCCCGGACGGCCTGGACCCGCAGTTCAGGGCACTGTTCGACGAGGCGCCCGACGACCGCGCCCGCAAGCGGGTGATCGTCGACCAGGTCGCCTCGCTGACGGACGCCTCGGCGCGCTCACTGCACCTCAGGCTCACCACCCGCCCCACCACAGGCGGCGGAGTGTGA
- a CDS encoding sirohydrochlorin chelatase, with product MTASHPLHDESPTGTGGRPLPGAPLDSTAQLMNAITSRLGSQLSLVSLNGTRRPAPPPLVLVAHGSRDPRALGTVRTLVERVRELRPHLSVRLGHIELDEPLLPAALASIDTDRDPRAVLVPLLLSRGHHVKRDVPDAAAAVPGLRARVAAPLGPHPLLVETLYERLVEAGWRTRPSDAARRASGVVLAAAGSRDPEAAVDTRRTARLLAERLGVPVVAAYASAAAPTVPAAVRAMAARGRHRIAVASYFTAPGRFATACAEAAPWIAAAPLGAHPAMARLVLHRYDQALATPEPASERELAAT from the coding sequence ATGACGGCGTCGCACCCCCTTCACGACGAGTCCCCGACCGGCACCGGGGGCCGGCCGCTCCCGGGCGCCCCCCTCGACAGTACGGCGCAACTGATGAACGCGATCACCAGCCGGCTCGGCAGTCAGCTCAGTCTCGTCTCGCTCAACGGCACGCGGCGCCCGGCGCCCCCGCCGCTCGTGCTCGTCGCGCACGGCAGCCGCGACCCGCGCGCGCTCGGCACCGTCCGCACCCTCGTCGAACGGGTCCGCGAGCTGCGCCCGCACCTGTCCGTGCGGCTCGGTCACATCGAGCTCGACGAACCGCTGCTGCCCGCCGCCCTCGCCTCGATCGACACGGACCGGGACCCCCGGGCGGTCCTCGTGCCCCTGCTGCTCAGCCGCGGCCACCACGTCAAGCGGGACGTCCCCGACGCCGCGGCGGCCGTCCCGGGCCTGCGCGCCCGCGTCGCCGCCCCGCTCGGCCCGCACCCACTGCTCGTCGAGACGCTGTACGAGCGGCTGGTCGAGGCCGGCTGGCGCACCCGGCCGAGTGACGCCGCCCGCCGGGCGAGCGGTGTCGTGCTGGCCGCCGCCGGCTCCCGCGACCCCGAAGCGGCCGTCGACACCCGCCGGACCGCCCGACTGCTGGCCGAACGCCTCGGCGTCCCCGTCGTGGCGGCGTACGCCTCCGCCGCCGCGCCCACCGTCCCGGCCGCCGTGCGGGCCATGGCCGCCCGCGGCCGCCACCGCATCGCCGTCGCCTCCTACTTCACCGCGCCCGGCCGCTTCGCCACCGCCTGCGCCGAGGCCGCCCCCTGGATCGCCGCCGCACCCCTGGGCGCCCACCCGGCGATGGCCCGCCTGGTCCTGCACCGCTACGACCAGGCCCTCGCGACCCCCGAGCCGGCTTCCGAACGCGAGCTCGCCGCCACCTGA
- a CDS encoding vancomycin high temperature exclusion protein — MLRLPRPSIRRPFPRQLPRLPRTRAGQRRAVQVVMLLCVLALLPATWLYVVTGDRLRTAADVPRTEVAVVFGAGLWAGEPSPYLAHRLDAAARLYRAGRIEVVLVTGDNSREDYDEPDAMRAYLTKHGVPDGRIVSDYAGFDTWDSCVRARKIFGVHEAVLISQGFHIRRAVALCRAAGVRSYGVGVDAKHDATWYYGGAREVFAAGKALLDVVFEPDPRFLGRKEPGVARALAAAGER, encoded by the coding sequence ATGCTGCGCCTGCCGCGCCCGAGCATCCGTAGACCGTTTCCCCGACAGCTCCCGCGGCTCCCGCGCACCCGCGCCGGGCAGCGCAGGGCGGTGCAGGTGGTCATGCTGCTGTGCGTTCTGGCGCTGCTTCCCGCGACCTGGCTGTACGTGGTGACGGGCGACCGGCTGCGGACCGCCGCGGACGTGCCGAGGACCGAGGTCGCGGTGGTGTTCGGGGCGGGTCTGTGGGCGGGCGAGCCGTCGCCGTACCTCGCGCACCGGCTGGACGCGGCGGCTCGGCTGTACCGGGCGGGGCGGATCGAGGTCGTGCTCGTCACCGGGGACAACAGCCGCGAGGACTACGACGAACCGGACGCGATGCGCGCGTATCTGACGAAGCACGGGGTACCGGACGGCCGGATCGTCAGCGACTACGCCGGGTTCGACACCTGGGACTCGTGCGTGCGGGCCCGGAAGATCTTCGGGGTCCACGAGGCGGTGCTGATCAGCCAGGGGTTCCACATCCGGCGGGCCGTCGCGCTGTGCCGGGCGGCGGGGGTGCGCTCGTACGGCGTCGGGGTCGACGCCAAGCACGACGCCACCTGGTACTACGGGGGTGCGCGCGAGGTGTTCGCGGCGGGCAAGGCCCTGCTGGACGTGGTGTTCGAGCCCGACCCGCGGTTCCTCGGGCGGAAGGAGCCCGGGGTGGCGCGGGCGCTGGCGGCTGCGGGCGAACGGTGA
- a CDS encoding membrane-associated oxidoreductase — MIPADLTPAECRVRDAFPLGEGVDFRESPDEDPAGGASWGPERTVRAEVLRALLIGGAARDGEIAGLRLSGARVTGRLDLTYGTVDHPVRLRFCHFEQDPNLYGARLRNLVLSDSVLPGLTAGTLRVEGVLRLSCCRVAGQVRLQGAKISGAVFLNGARLGTPPDPDAPDRDPGAPEASAEPALQLNHAEVGTDVWAVGLVAHGQVRLNGATLGGQLNLDDAELHAPGGTALHAETLSVGTDLRAMGLRAHGRVNLSGARIPHQLNLAYARLSNPGGPALRATSCVVGELWLREAAPIVGTVNLRRSQLDLLHVPPETWPGRVRIDGLSYRTLAPHLPAELRLPLLEREESGYLPYAYEQLAAAYRTVGDDAAARTVQLAKLRRHRGTLPRPARFWGHLQDATVGYGFRPMRAAGWLLLLLCTGAVAFALHHPAALKPAEAPGFNPLVYTLDLLLPLVDFGQETAFAPRGGYQWLSYLLIATGWILATTIAAGVTRSLNRQ, encoded by the coding sequence GTGATCCCCGCCGACCTGACGCCCGCGGAGTGCCGGGTCCGGGACGCCTTCCCGCTCGGCGAGGGCGTCGACTTCCGCGAGAGCCCCGACGAGGATCCCGCGGGCGGGGCCTCCTGGGGACCGGAGCGGACCGTGCGCGCCGAGGTGCTGCGGGCGCTCCTGATCGGCGGAGCCGCCCGGGACGGCGAGATAGCCGGCCTGAGACTGAGCGGAGCGCGCGTCACCGGGCGGCTGGACCTCACCTACGGGACGGTCGACCACCCCGTACGGCTGCGGTTCTGCCACTTCGAGCAGGACCCGAACCTGTACGGGGCGCGGCTGCGCAACCTGGTGCTGAGCGACTCGGTGCTGCCCGGACTCACCGCGGGCACCCTGCGGGTGGAGGGGGTGCTGCGGCTCAGCTGCTGCCGTGTCGCCGGACAGGTACGGCTCCAGGGCGCGAAGATCTCGGGCGCCGTCTTCCTGAACGGGGCGCGGCTCGGCACGCCCCCGGACCCGGACGCTCCGGACCGGGATCCCGGGGCGCCCGAGGCGTCCGCGGAACCGGCCCTCCAGCTCAACCACGCCGAGGTCGGCACCGACGTGTGGGCCGTCGGTCTCGTCGCCCACGGCCAGGTCCGGCTGAACGGGGCGACCCTGGGCGGGCAGTTGAACCTCGACGACGCCGAGCTGCACGCGCCGGGCGGCACCGCGCTGCACGCCGAGACACTGTCGGTCGGCACCGATCTGCGGGCCATGGGGCTGCGCGCCCACGGGCGGGTCAACCTCAGCGGTGCCAGGATTCCCCACCAGCTCAACCTTGCCTACGCCCGGCTGTCGAACCCCGGGGGACCCGCCCTGCGGGCCACCAGCTGTGTCGTCGGCGAGCTGTGGCTGCGCGAGGCCGCCCCGATCGTGGGCACGGTCAATCTGCGCCGTTCCCAGCTGGACCTGCTGCACGTCCCTCCGGAGACCTGGCCCGGCCGGGTGCGCATCGACGGCCTCAGTTACCGCACCCTCGCCCCGCACCTGCCCGCCGAGCTGCGGCTGCCGCTGCTGGAACGCGAGGAGTCCGGCTATCTTCCGTACGCCTACGAGCAGTTGGCCGCCGCTTACCGGACCGTGGGGGACGACGCCGCCGCGCGTACGGTGCAGCTGGCCAAGCTCCGGCGGCACCGCGGGACGCTGCCACGCCCCGCCCGGTTCTGGGGCCATCTGCAGGACGCGACCGTCGGGTACGGCTTCCGGCCGATGCGTGCCGCCGGCTGGCTGCTGCTCCTGCTGTGCACGGGCGCGGTCGCCTTCGCGCTGCACCACCCGGCCGCCCTGAAGCCGGCCGAGGCGCCCGGTTTCAATCCCCTCGTCTACACCCTCGACCTGCTGCTGCCCCTGGTCGACTTCGGGCAGGAGACGGCCTTCGCGCCGCGCGGCGGGTACCAGTGGCTCTCGTACCTGCTGATCGCCACCGGCTGGATCCTGGCGACGACGATCGCGGCGGGCGTCACCCGCTCCCTCAACCGGCAGTAG
- a CDS encoding gamma-glutamylcyclotransferase family protein, protein MSVTDGGRLPFFVYGTLRPGEHNHDLFLRGRTRSEQPGRMRGIVLYDGPGYPYAVEEPDGVVRGELVTALPETYAELLGALDRLEEYVPGDPRNLYERVVRDVTRADGTATRAWVYLAAPAVAARLRAHGRLVPGGDWRERRRTR, encoded by the coding sequence TTGAGCGTCACGGACGGGGGACGGCTGCCCTTCTTCGTCTACGGCACCCTGCGCCCCGGCGAGCACAACCACGACCTGTTCCTGCGCGGACGGACGCGGTCCGAACAGCCCGGAAGGATGCGGGGGATCGTGCTGTACGACGGACCCGGGTACCCGTACGCCGTCGAGGAGCCCGACGGTGTCGTGCGCGGGGAGCTGGTCACGGCGCTGCCCGAGACGTACGCGGAACTGCTCGGCGCGCTCGACAGGCTGGAGGAGTACGTGCCGGGCGACCCCCGCAACCTGTACGAGCGGGTGGTCCGGGACGTGACCCGCGCGGACGGCACGGCCACGCGGGCCTGGGTGTACCTGGCCGCCCCCGCCGTCGCCGCCCGGCTGCGCGCCCACGGCCGGCTCGTCCCCGGCGGGGACTGGCGGGAGCGTCGGCGTACGCGGTGA
- a CDS encoding M4 family metallopeptidase, whose amino-acid sequence MSRNRIRPTRGSRLAAAGVAAATTALLATALTPPADAADRPSRATAIGDAAAALVHEAARLGLTSAEGTSVRDVVIDADGSRHVRYDRTYHRLPVLGGDFVVHLAPNGSYRGANRATARDLAVPTTTPALSASKAAGLAANALRAAHVGQTLKKVTARPKLVVDALHGAPRLAWRTDVMGQDSLGNPVARAVLTDARTGRQIDAWDSIETATGTGRSLYSGSVPLETTPSGSAYQLKDPTRGNTYTGDAANKTDLCILGICISRAPATLFTDADNHWGSGAASDRASAAVDAQYGTDATWDYYKDVHGRNGIAGDGKGSYNRVHYGSNYNNAFWDDSCFCMTYGDGDGTTFGPLVALDVAGHEMSHGVTSKTAALTYSGESGGLNEATSDIFGTLVEFHAHNATDPGDYLIGEKVVRSGFGKPALRFMDRPSKDGNSADCWSSSVGNLDVHYSSGVANHFAYLLAEGSGASTVNGVSYNSPTCNGATVTGIGRDKLGAIWYRALTVYMTSSTNYAGARTATLNAAKDLYGAGSTEYDAVAAAWSAVSVG is encoded by the coding sequence ATGAGTCGGAACCGGATACGGCCCACCCGAGGTTCCCGTCTGGCCGCCGCCGGGGTGGCCGCCGCCACCACCGCCCTGCTGGCGACCGCCCTCACTCCCCCCGCCGACGCGGCCGACCGGCCGAGCCGGGCCACCGCGATCGGCGACGCGGCGGCGGCCCTCGTGCACGAGGCCGCCCGACTGGGCCTGACCTCTGCCGAGGGCACCAGCGTGCGCGATGTCGTCATCGACGCGGACGGCAGCCGGCATGTGCGCTACGACCGCACCTACCACCGACTCCCGGTGCTCGGCGGCGACTTCGTGGTCCATCTCGCCCCGAACGGCTCCTACCGCGGCGCGAACCGGGCCACCGCCCGCGACCTCGCCGTCCCCACCACGACACCCGCGCTCTCCGCATCGAAGGCCGCCGGCCTGGCCGCCAACGCGCTGCGCGCCGCACACGTCGGCCAGACCCTGAAGAAGGTGACGGCCAGGCCGAAGCTGGTGGTCGACGCCCTGCACGGCGCGCCCCGACTGGCCTGGCGCACCGACGTGATGGGCCAGGACTCCCTGGGCAACCCGGTCGCCCGCGCGGTGCTGACCGACGCCCGCACCGGCCGGCAGATCGACGCCTGGGACAGCATCGAGACGGCGACCGGTACCGGCCGGTCGCTCTACAGCGGCTCGGTCCCGCTGGAGACCACGCCGTCCGGATCGGCGTACCAGCTCAAGGACCCCACGCGGGGGAACACCTACACGGGCGACGCGGCCAACAAGACGGACCTGTGCATCCTCGGCATCTGCATCAGCCGGGCCCCGGCGACCCTCTTCACGGACGCCGACAACCACTGGGGCAGCGGGGCGGCCTCGGACCGCGCCTCGGCCGCGGTCGACGCCCAGTACGGCACGGACGCGACCTGGGACTACTACAAGGACGTGCACGGACGGAACGGCATCGCGGGCGACGGCAAGGGCTCGTACAACCGCGTGCACTACGGCAGCAACTACAACAACGCCTTCTGGGACGACAGTTGCTTCTGCATGACGTACGGGGACGGCGACGGCACGACGTTCGGCCCCCTCGTCGCGCTGGACGTGGCCGGTCACGAGATGTCCCACGGCGTCACCTCGAAGACGGCGGCGCTGACGTACTCGGGCGAGTCCGGCGGTCTCAACGAGGCGACCTCCGACATCTTCGGCACGCTGGTGGAGTTCCACGCGCACAACGCCACCGACCCCGGTGACTACCTGATCGGCGAGAAGGTCGTGCGTTCCGGGTTCGGCAAGCCGGCCCTGCGTTTCATGGACCGGCCCTCCAAGGACGGCAACTCGGCGGACTGCTGGAGTTCGTCGGTGGGGAACCTCGACGTCCACTACTCGTCCGGTGTGGCGAACCACTTCGCGTACCTGCTCGCCGAGGGCAGCGGCGCGAGTACCGTCAACGGCGTCTCCTACAACAGCCCGACCTGCAACGGCGCCACGGTCACCGGCATCGGCCGGGACAAGCTCGGCGCGATCTGGTACCGGGCGCTGACGGTCTACATGACGTCCTCGACCAACTACGCGGGCGCGCGGACGGCGACACTGAACGCGGCGAAGGATCTGTACGGCGCGGGGAGCACGGAGTACGACGCGGTGGCGGCGGCGTGGTCCGCCGTGTCCGTGGGCTGA
- a CDS encoding class F sortase → MHRIPKAGRPGSVGNTVIASVTVVALCSGVWLVRSGTEGHPPPQPSAAQSGTGSAARQSVPALRHSPPERIRIPSIGVNAPLMGLGLTPQGSLDVPPAEEKNLAGWYEAGTTPGERGTAIVAGHVDNTEGPAVFYDLGALHKGSAIDVARRDGGTAHFTVDAVEVYDARDFPDDKVYGAASRPELRVITCGGGYSRTTGYQGNVVVFAHLTGGS, encoded by the coding sequence GTGCACCGGATACCCAAGGCCGGTCGCCCCGGCAGCGTCGGCAACACCGTCATAGCGTCCGTCACCGTGGTCGCCCTCTGCTCGGGCGTCTGGCTGGTGCGCAGCGGCACCGAGGGCCATCCGCCGCCCCAGCCCTCCGCCGCCCAGTCGGGCACCGGCAGCGCCGCCCGGCAGTCCGTCCCCGCGCTCCGCCACTCCCCGCCCGAACGGATCCGCATACCCTCGATAGGCGTGAACGCCCCGCTGATGGGCCTCGGCCTCACCCCCCAGGGCAGTCTGGACGTCCCGCCCGCCGAGGAGAAGAACCTCGCGGGCTGGTACGAGGCCGGCACCACGCCCGGTGAGCGCGGCACCGCCATCGTCGCCGGCCATGTCGACAACACCGAGGGACCGGCCGTCTTCTACGACCTCGGCGCCCTGCACAAGGGCAGCGCCATCGACGTGGCGCGCCGCGACGGCGGCACCGCGCACTTCACCGTCGACGCCGTCGAGGTGTACGACGCCCGTGACTTCCCCGACGACAAGGTGTACGGGGCCGCGTCCCGCCCCGAACTGCGTGTCATCACCTGTGGCGGCGGCTATTCGAGGACGACGGGTTACCAGGGCAACGTGGTCGTCTTCGCCCACCTGACCGGCGGCAGCTGA
- a CDS encoding TSUP family transporter — MPDISLTMVVVLCLASLAAGWIDAVVGGGGLLLLPALLLGLPGGAPAAYALGTNKAVAIVGTSGAAVTYARKAPVDVRLAVRIGLAALAGSTGGAFVAAGMSTDVLKPVVMVVLVGVGTFVILRPAFGTAPSAEPVPPRRVLAAIGLAGLGIGFYDGLIGPGTGTFLVLALTALLHLDLVTASATAKIVNCCTNAGALATFAWKGTVYWQLAALMAVFNLVGGTVGAHTALKRGSGFVRVVLLTVVFALVANLAYQQWLA; from the coding sequence ATGCCCGACATATCGCTGACCATGGTCGTTGTGCTGTGCCTCGCCTCCCTCGCGGCGGGATGGATCGACGCCGTGGTGGGCGGCGGCGGACTGCTCCTGCTGCCCGCGCTGCTGCTCGGACTGCCGGGCGGCGCCCCGGCGGCGTACGCGCTCGGTACCAACAAGGCGGTCGCGATCGTCGGGACGAGCGGCGCGGCGGTGACGTACGCGCGCAAGGCGCCCGTCGACGTGCGGCTGGCCGTCCGGATCGGTCTCGCGGCGCTCGCAGGCTCCACCGGCGGAGCCTTCGTGGCCGCCGGGATGAGCACGGACGTCCTGAAGCCGGTCGTCATGGTGGTCCTGGTCGGCGTCGGGACGTTCGTCATCCTGCGCCCCGCCTTCGGCACCGCGCCCTCCGCCGAGCCCGTCCCGCCGCGCCGCGTGCTCGCCGCGATCGGTCTCGCGGGCCTCGGTATCGGCTTCTACGACGGGCTCATCGGCCCCGGCACGGGCACCTTCCTCGTCCTCGCCCTCACCGCGCTGCTCCACCTCGACCTGGTCACCGCCTCCGCCACCGCCAAGATCGTCAACTGCTGCACCAACGCGGGCGCCCTCGCGACCTTCGCCTGGAAGGGCACGGTGTACTGGCAACTGGCCGCGCTGATGGCGGTCTTCAACCTCGTCGGCGGCACCGTCGGGGCGCACACAGCGCTGAAGCGGGGCAGCGGCTTCGTCCGGGTGGTCCTGCTGACGGTGGTGTTCGCGCTGGTCGCGAACCTGGCGTACCAGCAGTGGCTGGCCTGA